The Tumebacillus amylolyticus genome window below encodes:
- a CDS encoding thiopeptide-type bacteriocin biosynthesis protein, producing MTREAERTWLGLHIFYHDQSKQDALLTEAILPAIRELQESEKCREWFFLRYWEGGPHLRVRFLNPAAEVESLLRERIGAFIAAHPAEREWTREEYYANHTFDGEKLDEAELPWYPNGTIVALPYEPEYKRYGGVAAMPISESLFHLSSETAMDVIELTGAAFGKRLNIGLDLMILTALCLGVQPEELESYFTRYARMWQSFQASIEAALQRADLMWEQNRAHLVPRMKTLQEFVQSGEDAPIYRRFVEGLQEAARCYGEDEVRQKLESPWDNLPVEGELRFRTVLSYIAFSMIHMTNNRLGITPPLEHLLGTLVQRTAHEAGTGEGVS from the coding sequence ATGACGAGGGAAGCAGAGCGGACATGGCTTGGACTGCATATTTTTTATCACGATCAAAGCAAGCAGGATGCGCTGTTGACAGAAGCCATCCTCCCGGCGATTCGGGAGTTGCAGGAGAGCGAGAAATGCCGGGAGTGGTTTTTCCTGCGCTATTGGGAGGGCGGACCGCATCTGAGGGTGCGTTTTTTGAACCCGGCGGCGGAAGTGGAGTCGTTGTTGCGGGAGCGCATCGGCGCTTTTATCGCCGCCCATCCTGCGGAGCGCGAATGGACGCGGGAGGAGTATTACGCCAACCATACGTTTGACGGCGAGAAGCTCGACGAGGCGGAGTTGCCGTGGTATCCCAACGGAACCATCGTCGCTCTGCCGTACGAGCCTGAGTACAAACGCTACGGAGGCGTTGCGGCGATGCCGATCTCTGAGAGCCTCTTTCATCTCTCCAGTGAGACGGCCATGGATGTGATCGAATTGACGGGAGCGGCGTTTGGCAAACGGCTGAACATCGGGTTGGATTTGATGATTCTCACCGCGTTGTGCCTTGGCGTGCAACCGGAAGAATTGGAAAGTTACTTCACCCGCTACGCCAGGATGTGGCAAAGTTTCCAAGCGTCGATTGAAGCGGCCCTCCAACGCGCCGACCTGATGTGGGAGCAGAACCGCGCCCATCTCGTGCCCCGGATGAAAACCCTGCAAGAGTTTGTCCAGAGCGGTGAGGATGCTCCGATCTACCGCCGCTTCGTGGAAGGGTTGCAGGAAGCGGCCCGCTGCTACGGGGAAGATGAAGTTCGGCAGAAGTTGGAAAGCCCGTGGGACAATCTCCCGGTCGAAGGCGAACTTCGCTTCCGCACGGTGCTTTCCTACATCGCGTTCTCCATGATTCACATGACGAACAACCGGCTGGGCATCACGCCGCCGTTGGAACATCTGCTGGGCACGTTGGTCCAGCGCACGGCTCACGAGGCCGGGACAGGGGAGGGAGTATCATGA
- a CDS encoding TOMM precursor leader peptide-binding protein produces the protein MSRELLLLGVGTLATELHERLGESFAIARVESADDLLPLLQTNRFAAVLSAYDLRHLAVEQAAQACAQLAGVPYLRTHLNADRCFLGPWVLPDRPGCVTCAEWRMRNAHPNKEIWNSLQAAQLHPRYTEAEKGWTAPFLDLAATLVDDEMHALVEDRPLSLVERVHVAYDGSLTGRTHAFLPHPYCTNCQMLPLDSPELAEIRLQPRPKPHPRSYRSDNPLLTRDHLRKVFYDWRMGLVNHMYRDTYSKFLPITGAELPMDGLDTAVEIGYGRTTTFPNSEMTSILEALERYAGMYPRGRRTVKYGSYQDFREEAVNPESFGLHDEAQRSEPGYKYVPYDETLPFYWVYAYSWQQQKSVLIPEQNVYYRLGSRNSEKPVNRFVYETSNGCAMGGSLEEAIYYALLEVIERDSFLVAWYNRQPLVELNLDDASDPTIAMIKDRVEAAGYRLHLFDMTMETGIPTVWATMVNPREDAGVRTYSAAAAHPDPEKAVLGAIVEVVTSMSIYEITMPPKRDEAEAMLHDGSVVQTMHDHVLLYSHPETLKRFDFLFQPDRAQRGLREVYAKWYEQEPPADLGAELKDLLDCFARLNHDVLIVDESTPELERVGIKAVKVFVMGLMTMCFGHQYRRIVVDRVQNGPVRVGWRKEPIPIEEINLDPHPFP, from the coding sequence ATGAGCCGAGAGTTGCTCTTGCTAGGAGTTGGGACATTGGCAACAGAATTGCACGAGAGGCTGGGCGAATCGTTTGCCATCGCGAGGGTTGAGTCAGCAGACGACCTGTTGCCTCTCCTTCAAACGAACAGGTTTGCCGCAGTCCTCTCCGCGTATGATCTCCGCCATTTGGCGGTCGAACAGGCTGCCCAAGCCTGTGCTCAACTCGCCGGAGTTCCCTATCTGCGCACGCATCTGAACGCCGACCGTTGCTTTCTCGGTCCATGGGTATTGCCGGACCGGCCGGGCTGTGTGACCTGTGCGGAGTGGCGTATGCGAAACGCCCACCCCAACAAAGAGATTTGGAATTCACTGCAAGCCGCCCAACTTCATCCCCGCTATACAGAAGCGGAAAAAGGCTGGACGGCTCCCTTCCTCGACCTCGCAGCCACGCTGGTGGACGACGAAATGCACGCGTTGGTGGAGGATCGTCCGCTGTCCCTCGTGGAACGCGTGCATGTTGCGTACGACGGCAGCTTGACCGGGCGAACCCATGCGTTTTTGCCGCACCCGTATTGCACGAATTGCCAGATGCTGCCTTTGGATTCCCCAGAGTTGGCGGAGATTCGCTTGCAACCGCGGCCCAAGCCCCATCCTCGGTCCTATCGCTCGGACAATCCCTTGCTGACCCGTGACCATCTGCGCAAAGTCTTTTACGACTGGCGCATGGGGTTGGTGAACCACATGTACCGAGATACGTACTCGAAGTTCCTCCCCATCACGGGCGCAGAGCTGCCGATGGACGGGTTGGATACCGCTGTGGAGATCGGGTACGGACGGACGACGACTTTCCCGAACTCGGAGATGACCTCGATTCTTGAAGCGCTGGAACGCTACGCCGGGATGTACCCGCGCGGCAGGCGGACCGTGAAGTACGGCTCGTATCAGGATTTCCGCGAGGAGGCCGTTAACCCTGAATCGTTTGGGTTGCATGACGAAGCCCAGCGTTCGGAGCCGGGCTACAAATACGTGCCCTATGACGAGACGCTTCCCTTTTACTGGGTCTATGCCTACTCTTGGCAGCAACAAAAGTCCGTCCTGATCCCGGAGCAGAATGTGTACTACCGGTTAGGGAGTCGAAATTCTGAAAAACCGGTCAACCGATTTGTTTATGAAACGTCCAACGGGTGCGCAATGGGCGGCTCTTTGGAGGAGGCCATCTATTACGCTCTGTTGGAAGTGATCGAGCGCGACTCGTTCTTGGTTGCGTGGTACAACCGCCAACCGTTGGTCGAGTTGAATCTGGACGATGCTTCCGATCCGACGATCGCCATGATCAAGGACCGCGTCGAAGCGGCCGGATACCGCTTGCACCTGTTCGACATGACGATGGAGACGGGCATCCCGACCGTGTGGGCGACGATGGTCAACCCGCGGGAAGATGCAGGTGTGCGGACCTACTCCGCCGCCGCTGCCCATCCCGATCCGGAAAAAGCGGTGCTGGGCGCCATCGTCGAAGTTGTTACGTCGATGTCGATTTACGAAATCACGATGCCGCCGAAGCGGGACGAGGCCGAGGCGATGCTGCACGACGGAAGCGTTGTGCAGACGATGCACGATCATGTACTGCTCTATTCCCACCCGGAAACGTTGAAACGCTTTGATTTCTTGTTCCAACCTGACCGCGCGCAACGCGGGTTGCGGGAGGTCTATGCGAAGTGGTATGAACAGGAGCCGCCCGCCGACCTTGGCGCAGAGCTCAAAGACTTGCTCGACTGCTTCGCTCGTCTGAACCACGACGTGCTGATTGTTGACGAGAGCACGCCGGAGTTGGAGCGCGTCGGAATCAAAGCGGTCAAAGTGTTTGTGATGGGGTTGATGACGATGTGTTTCGGACATCAATACCGCCGGATCGTGGTCGACCGCGTGCAGAATGGCCCGGTCCGAGTAGGCTGGCGCAAGGAACCGATCCCGATCGAGGAGATCAACCTCGACCCGCATCCGTTCCCGTAA
- a CDS encoding ThiF family adenylyltransferase codes for MSGAGIREQLQKLFIKVRDGYFFTFPEPHELQVRTGHTLESRVRVSMGEGERWAQTFFTSLNGERPLGELITVVPADYQDHVLSVVVALWRENLLVSSEQPFAQGEALEGDWLRRLMGPRFPVRDFYEEALRDAAVLVLGAGVLGSRVAASLVQLGTGTVTVADSQAVTELDRMSAPLYVGAEVGEARRDALLRPLKQLSRASAVDAVEQPETEESEAWRELVQKHTMVIVAEDSYRPALLQRVNETAVAQGVRWSMLLLDGWDVYVGPTFFPGQTGCYACWEQQRKRLMAAPDSYERYVNALIRKTQEPLFHGSPQFADVAAGMLTSDLLNLLGILPQRVEMQSSLTLGRQLHFDMRTFEAKLTNLIKEPRCATCQPKQGGGAL; via the coding sequence ATGTCCGGAGCCGGGATTCGGGAACAGTTACAGAAGCTGTTTATTAAAGTGCGAGATGGGTACTTTTTTACTTTCCCTGAGCCACATGAGTTGCAGGTGCGTACCGGCCATACCTTGGAGAGCCGCGTGCGAGTCTCGATGGGAGAAGGCGAACGCTGGGCGCAGACGTTTTTTACAAGTCTGAACGGGGAGAGACCGTTGGGAGAGTTGATCACCGTCGTGCCGGCGGACTATCAAGACCATGTCTTGAGCGTCGTCGTTGCGCTATGGCGGGAAAACCTGTTGGTGTCTTCGGAACAGCCGTTTGCCCAAGGAGAGGCATTGGAGGGTGATTGGTTGCGCCGGTTGATGGGACCACGGTTTCCGGTTCGGGACTTCTATGAAGAAGCTCTGCGCGACGCCGCTGTGTTGGTACTGGGCGCAGGCGTGCTCGGCAGCCGCGTGGCGGCGTCGTTGGTGCAGTTGGGCACGGGAACTGTGACCGTCGCCGATTCGCAAGCGGTCACAGAGCTGGATCGCATGTCCGCTCCGCTGTACGTGGGCGCAGAAGTCGGAGAAGCGCGCCGCGACGCATTGCTTCGCCCGTTGAAACAATTGTCTCGCGCGAGTGCGGTGGATGCGGTGGAACAACCGGAAACCGAAGAGTCGGAGGCCTGGCGGGAACTGGTGCAAAAGCACACGATGGTGATCGTTGCGGAAGATTCCTACCGGCCCGCTCTGTTGCAACGGGTCAATGAGACGGCCGTAGCGCAGGGCGTTCGCTGGTCGATGTTGCTCTTGGACGGATGGGACGTGTATGTCGGCCCGACGTTTTTCCCGGGACAGACCGGGTGTTATGCCTGTTGGGAGCAACAGCGCAAGCGCTTGATGGCAGCTCCTGATTCCTACGAACGCTACGTCAACGCTCTGATTCGCAAAACGCAGGAGCCGCTGTTTCACGGAAGCCCCCAATTCGCCGATGTGGCGGCGGGGATGCTGACCTCGGACCTGCTGAATCTGCTTGGCATTCTGCCGCAACGTGTGGAGATGCAATCCAGTTTGACACTCGGGCGGCAACTGCATTTTGACATGCGCACGTTCGAGGCCAAACTGACGAATTTGATCAAGGAGCCGCGGTGCGCCACTTGCCAGCCGAAACAAGGTGGAGGAGCGCTTTGA
- a CDS encoding lantibiotic dehydratase C-terminal domain-containing protein gives MWKRVHVYYYDDAKENLVLDGIRPALQALEQMPGVSGSYLRRHWKFGPHIALYLEVESEEVFSSQVWPYLQETLGAYLQDHPSRQELDPVQYLERSVTLGAWELEPGPYEPLQPDNSMSLHPYGQLAGVLKGEHVLQTMEWFWKKSTGLMLDLLDATRGDLPSRQLYLIKLMAAVAHLYPVDGIVRGQLSYRSHAEAYFVSFDQDGRLQKMFSTQDQQVAPFVDEAVLSVLNETDEDGVYGGPDPLLRQWSQLMKELYETCLEQARQGRLTSDTSHYSELAEEIGESARERWIGEWDEAKQSEFHKELNEVISDQFFSSPQFSSYRMLVNSFYTYLPLMGINPNMKHLLCYLISRSVERIAGVDWKGIFYKQGPKGRNGWKGGRPSHEAEK, from the coding sequence ATGTGGAAGAGAGTACATGTCTATTATTATGACGATGCAAAAGAAAATCTGGTGCTCGACGGCATTCGTCCGGCGCTTCAAGCTCTGGAACAAATGCCTGGCGTGAGCGGTTCCTACCTGCGCCGCCACTGGAAATTCGGGCCGCACATCGCCTTGTATCTGGAAGTGGAGTCGGAAGAGGTATTCTCGTCTCAGGTCTGGCCGTACTTGCAAGAAACGTTGGGCGCTTATCTGCAAGATCACCCTTCGCGCCAAGAACTCGATCCCGTTCAGTACCTCGAACGCAGTGTGACGCTCGGCGCTTGGGAACTGGAACCGGGGCCTTATGAACCGCTCCAACCGGACAACTCTATGTCCCTTCATCCCTACGGCCAACTGGCTGGAGTGCTCAAGGGAGAGCATGTGTTGCAGACGATGGAGTGGTTTTGGAAAAAATCCACCGGTCTGATGCTTGACCTCTTGGACGCCACACGGGGTGACCTTCCGAGTCGCCAGTTGTACCTCATCAAATTGATGGCAGCCGTCGCCCATCTGTATCCGGTCGACGGGATCGTCCGCGGACAGTTGTCCTACCGCTCGCATGCGGAAGCCTACTTCGTCTCGTTTGACCAAGACGGACGGTTGCAGAAGATGTTTTCCACCCAAGATCAACAAGTGGCTCCGTTTGTCGATGAAGCTGTGCTGTCTGTGTTGAACGAAACGGACGAGGACGGTGTGTACGGCGGGCCGGACCCTCTGTTGCGGCAATGGTCGCAGTTGATGAAGGAATTGTACGAAACCTGCCTCGAACAGGCCAGACAAGGCCGGTTGACTTCGGACACCTCGCATTACAGCGAGTTGGCGGAAGAGATTGGGGAGTCGGCTCGGGAGCGTTGGATCGGCGAGTGGGATGAGGCGAAACAAAGCGAGTTTCACAAAGAGCTCAATGAGGTCATCAGCGATCAATTTTTTAGCTCGCCGCAATTTTCAAGCTATCGGATGCTGGTGAATTCGTTCTATACCTATCTGCCGCTCATGGGGATCAACCCCAACATGAAGCACTTGCTCTGCTACTTGATCTCGCGTTCGGTGGAGCGCATTGCCGGGGTTGATTGGAAGGGAATTTTCTACAAACAAGGACCGAAGGGACGAAATGGATGGAAGGGAGGGCGTCCATCACATGAAGCCGAAAAGTAA
- a CDS encoding SagB family peptide dehydrogenase, translating into MKEPSVTRWLTPALKNLSPEERAELKAQGGENPFYLAELYHQNSKLRPDLFNLHTVYSKPDFRGEGRQYQQVPEFSDLPPLEVPLGTALRTRRSSWEFGEAMSQEQLWMLLKYAVGTTKTTLDDQDDTQVMSRVRFRSYPSGGALYPIQFYMYLNRVEGVPAGLYRYCPYHNHLFQIAEGEHFLDSVNRVVPATDPDKNPLWSREDFSQAAAFLFLAADFRHQADKYRLLGYRLTMFETGHAAQNLCLVSTALGLSVVTLGGFYEDRANELFGLDGVDRSVIYILPIGKKSEGS; encoded by the coding sequence ATGAAGGAGCCGTCCGTCACTCGGTGGTTGACCCCCGCGTTAAAAAATCTCTCGCCCGAAGAGCGCGCGGAGTTGAAGGCGCAAGGGGGAGAGAATCCTTTTTACCTTGCGGAACTTTATCATCAAAACAGCAAGCTTCGCCCGGATCTTTTCAACCTGCATACCGTGTATTCGAAGCCTGATTTTCGAGGGGAAGGCCGCCAATATCAGCAAGTGCCGGAATTTTCAGACCTCCCGCCGCTGGAGGTGCCGCTGGGCACTGCGTTGCGAACACGCCGGAGCTCTTGGGAGTTTGGTGAAGCGATGTCGCAGGAGCAGTTGTGGATGCTCTTGAAGTACGCGGTCGGCACGACGAAGACGACCCTGGACGATCAGGACGACACGCAGGTGATGTCGCGCGTTCGTTTCCGTTCCTACCCGTCGGGAGGAGCGCTGTACCCGATCCAATTTTACATGTACCTCAACCGCGTGGAGGGGGTGCCGGCGGGCTTGTACCGGTACTGCCCTTATCACAACCACTTGTTCCAGATCGCGGAGGGAGAACATTTTTTGGACTCGGTGAACAGGGTGGTACCTGCCACAGATCCTGACAAGAACCCGCTCTGGTCACGAGAGGACTTCAGCCAGGCGGCGGCGTTTCTGTTTCTGGCCGCCGATTTTCGGCATCAGGCTGACAAGTACCGGCTGCTCGGATACCGCTTGACGATGTTTGAGACCGGGCATGCTGCGCAGAATCTGTGCTTGGTTTCGACCGCGCTGGGGTTGTCGGTGGTGACGTTGGGTGGTTTTTACGAAGACCGCGCCAATGAGCTGTTCGGTCTCGACGGTGTGGACCGAAGCGTGATCTACATCCTGCCGATTGGCAAAAAAAGTGAGGGGTCATAA
- a CDS encoding ABC transporter ATP-binding protein produces the protein MTQKVIIQTHEIKKSYQKIQAVRGISLQVHEGEIFALIGANGAGKTTTMEMIMGLIEPDEGTIHVCGVDARKQPAELKQRIGVALQRTSLYDKIKVKEALKLFASYYERTRDVNEIIEELGLRPHLNQMVKKLSGGWQQRTSLALALLNDPQIIFLDEPTTGLDPQARFELWNIIKRLRAEGKTILLSTHYMEEVQRYCDRCAIIREGLLVACDTPENLIKLLPDDNGSMDDVYVQIAAGRGNGE, from the coding sequence TTGACGCAAAAGGTGATCATCCAGACGCACGAGATCAAAAAGTCGTATCAAAAAATTCAGGCGGTTCGCGGCATCTCGCTTCAAGTGCACGAAGGGGAAATCTTCGCGTTGATCGGAGCCAACGGGGCGGGCAAAACCACCACGATGGAGATGATCATGGGCTTGATCGAGCCGGACGAAGGCACGATCCACGTCTGCGGCGTCGACGCGAGAAAGCAACCGGCTGAGCTGAAGCAACGCATCGGGGTCGCGTTGCAACGGACCTCGCTCTACGACAAGATCAAAGTCAAGGAAGCGCTGAAACTGTTTGCGTCCTACTATGAACGCACCCGCGATGTGAACGAAATCATCGAGGAGTTGGGGCTGCGTCCACACCTGAACCAAATGGTCAAAAAACTTTCCGGCGGCTGGCAGCAACGCACGAGTTTGGCGCTGGCGCTGCTCAACGACCCGCAGATCATCTTCCTCGACGAGCCGACGACCGGTCTCGACCCGCAGGCGCGTTTTGAACTCTGGAACATCATCAAGCGACTGCGGGCGGAGGGCAAAACGATCCTGCTTTCCACGCATTATATGGAAGAAGTCCAACGCTACTGCGACCGCTGTGCGATCATCCGCGAGGGCTTGCTGGTCGCTTGCGACACGCCGGAGAACCTCATCAAGTTACTGCCGGACGACAACGGCTCGATGGACGACGTGTATGTTCAGATCGCAGCTGGTCGTGGGAATGGGGAATAA